From a single Bradyrhizobium sediminis genomic region:
- the radA gene encoding DNA repair protein RadA, which produces MAKSTLSFVCQNCGAAFNRWQGKCESCGEWNTLVEEDTTGATSMPVSIRSKRRGRLFQLESLTGKSADAPRLPSGMAELDRVTGGGFVRGSVLLVGGDPGIGKSTLLTQATSLMARAGHRAVYISGEEAVAQVRLRAERLGLADAPVQLAAETSVEDIVSTLSEGKVPRLIVIDSIQTMWTDTVESAPGTVTQVRASAQALIRFAKKSGAAIILVGHVTKDGQIAGPRVVEHMVDAVLSFEGEGSQQFRILRAVKNRFGPTDEIGVFEMTGLGLREVSNPSELFLSERDLGSPGTAVFAGIEGTRPVLVELQALVAPTTLGTPRRAVVGWDPSRLSMVLAVLEAHCGVKLSGYDVYLNVAGGLRIQEPAADLAAAAALVSSLVNAPLPTDAVYFGEISLSGAVRPVAQTSARLKEAAKLGFGRAILPESARGEVGGDAGLSLNSVGGLTSLVADIAARGTPRGNREGNREPREGAAAEKNATPQRFRRQEG; this is translated from the coding sequence ATGGCCAAATCCACCCTCTCCTTCGTCTGCCAGAACTGCGGCGCGGCCTTTAACCGCTGGCAGGGCAAGTGCGAGTCCTGCGGCGAGTGGAACACGCTGGTCGAGGAGGACACGACGGGTGCGACCTCGATGCCGGTCTCGATCCGCTCGAAACGCCGGGGCCGGCTGTTCCAGTTGGAGAGCCTGACCGGCAAGAGCGCGGACGCCCCTCGCCTGCCCTCCGGGATGGCCGAACTCGATCGCGTCACCGGCGGCGGTTTTGTCAGGGGCTCGGTGCTGCTGGTCGGCGGCGATCCCGGTATCGGCAAGTCGACGCTTTTGACACAGGCCACCAGCCTGATGGCCCGCGCCGGCCATCGCGCGGTGTACATTTCAGGCGAAGAGGCGGTGGCGCAGGTGCGGCTGCGCGCCGAGCGCCTCGGGCTAGCCGACGCGCCGGTGCAGCTCGCGGCGGAAACCTCGGTCGAGGACATCGTCTCCACGCTGTCCGAAGGCAAGGTGCCGCGCCTGATCGTGATCGACTCGATCCAGACCATGTGGACCGACACGGTCGAATCCGCGCCGGGCACGGTCACGCAAGTCCGCGCCTCGGCGCAGGCCCTCATTCGATTTGCCAAGAAATCCGGCGCCGCGATCATCCTGGTCGGTCATGTCACGAAGGACGGCCAAATCGCGGGGCCCCGCGTGGTCGAGCACATGGTCGACGCGGTGCTGTCGTTCGAGGGCGAAGGCTCGCAGCAGTTCCGGATCCTGCGCGCGGTGAAAAACCGCTTCGGCCCGACCGACGAGATCGGCGTGTTCGAGATGACGGGGCTCGGCCTGCGCGAAGTCTCCAACCCGTCCGAATTGTTCCTGTCCGAGCGCGATCTCGGCAGTCCGGGCACCGCGGTGTTCGCAGGCATCGAGGGCACCCGCCCGGTGCTGGTGGAATTGCAGGCGCTGGTGGCGCCGACCACGCTGGGCACGCCGCGCCGCGCGGTGGTGGGCTGGGACCCGAGCCGGCTGTCGATGGTGCTGGCGGTGCTGGAGGCCCATTGCGGGGTCAAGCTGTCGGGCTACGACGTCTATTTGAACGTGGCGGGGGGCTTGCGGATCCAGGAACCGGCCGCCGACCTTGCCGCCGCCGCCGCCCTGGTGTCGTCGCTGGTCAATGCGCCGCTGCCGACGGATGCGGTCTATTTCGGCGAGATTTCGCTGTCGGGCGCGGTCCGCCCGGTGGCGCAGACCTCGGCGCGGCTCAAGGAAGCGGCCAAGCTCGGCTTCGGCCGCGCGATCCTGCCGGAATCGGCGCGCGGCGAGGTCGGCGGCGACGCCGGGCTCTCGCTCAACAGCGTCGGCGGGCTGACCAGCCTGGTCGCGGATATCGCCGCCCGCGGCACGCCGAGAGGAAACCGGGAGGGCAACCGCGAGCCCCGGGAGGGTGCCGCGGCGGAGAAAAATGCCACACCCCAAAGATTCCGGCGTCAGGAAGGCTAG
- a CDS encoding type II toxin-antitoxin system HicB family antitoxin, translating into MGQYIGLIHKEADSHFGVSFPDFPGVATAGTTLDDARAMAEEALAFHIEGLVEDGEAIPEPSSLEDVMADPDNRSGVAILVAAKTEAPKVIRVNVTLPGDILEQIDKYAEAHGLSRSGFLTQAAKKAMLEAA; encoded by the coding sequence ATGGGTCAGTATATTGGTCTTATCCATAAAGAAGCAGACAGCCACTTTGGCGTATCGTTTCCAGACTTCCCGGGTGTTGCTACCGCCGGGACCACACTGGATGACGCCCGAGCTATGGCAGAAGAAGCCCTAGCCTTTCATATTGAAGGTTTGGTCGAGGATGGAGAGGCCATCCCCGAACCCTCCAGCCTTGAAGACGTTATGGCCGATCCGGACAATCGATCCGGCGTCGCAATCCTGGTTGCCGCGAAGACTGAGGCGCCCAAGGTTATCCGGGTAAACGTGACCTTGCCCGGTGATATCTTGGAGCAAATCGACAAATATGCAGAGGCGCACGGGCTTTCTAGATCTGGCTTCCTAACTCAGGCCGCCAAAAAAGCGATGCTTGAGGCCGCCTAA
- the purF gene encoding amidophosphoribosyltransferase, whose protein sequence is MDEMKNPSDPAPHHHPDLPPAAIELQDDLEGDTLREECGVFGIFGHPEAAAITALGLHALQHRGQEAAGIVSFDGTRFHSERRLGLVGDTFSRREVIERLPGSLAVGHVRYSTTGATILRNVQPLFAELNAGGFAVGHNGNLTNGLTLRRELVRNGAMMQSTTDTEVILHLVAQSKRARFIDRFIESLRAIEGAYSLVSMTNKKLVGARDPLGIRPLVLGELDGCPILASETCALDMIGAKYVRDIEPGEIIVFDEHGAESHKPFPPKPPRPCIFEYIYFSRPDSIVGGRSVYEVRKAFGAQLARESHVEVDVVVPVPDSGVPAAVGYSQHSGVPFELGIIRNHYVGRTFIQPTQSVRELGVRMKHAANRVAIEGKRIILIDDSLVRGTTSKKIVRMMRDAGASEVHFRLASPPILYPDYYGIDLPDRGGLLAATHSLEEMREIIGADSLAFLSIDGMYRAMGEPGRDPANPKFSDHCFTGAYPTHLTDQTQTEPQPRQLSLLAEAS, encoded by the coding sequence ATGGACGAGATGAAAAACCCTTCCGATCCCGCCCCCCACCACCACCCTGACCTCCCCCCCGCAGCAATCGAGCTGCAAGACGACCTCGAAGGCGACACGCTACGCGAGGAATGCGGCGTGTTCGGCATCTTCGGTCACCCGGAAGCCGCCGCCATCACCGCGCTAGGGCTGCACGCCCTGCAGCATCGCGGCCAGGAGGCCGCCGGCATCGTCTCCTTCGACGGCACCCGCTTTCATTCCGAACGCCGGCTCGGCCTGGTCGGCGACACCTTCTCCCGCCGCGAGGTGATCGAGCGCCTGCCCGGCAGCCTCGCCGTCGGCCACGTCCGCTACTCCACGACCGGCGCCACCATCCTGCGCAACGTGCAGCCGCTGTTCGCCGAGCTCAATGCCGGCGGTTTCGCAGTCGGTCATAACGGCAATCTCACCAACGGGCTGACCTTGCGCCGCGAGCTGGTGCGCAACGGCGCCATGATGCAATCCACCACCGACACCGAAGTCATCCTGCATCTGGTGGCACAGTCGAAGCGCGCCCGCTTCATCGACCGCTTCATCGAATCGCTGCGCGCGATCGAAGGCGCCTATTCGCTGGTGTCGATGACCAACAAGAAGCTGGTCGGCGCCCGCGATCCGCTCGGCATCCGCCCGCTGGTGCTCGGCGAACTCGACGGCTGCCCGATCCTGGCGTCGGAAACCTGCGCGCTCGACATGATCGGCGCGAAATACGTCCGCGACATCGAGCCCGGCGAAATCATCGTGTTCGACGAGCACGGCGCCGAAAGCCACAAGCCGTTCCCGCCGAAGCCGCCGCGGCCCTGCATCTTCGAATACATCTACTTCTCGCGGCCGGATTCCATCGTCGGCGGCCGCTCGGTCTATGAGGTCCGCAAGGCCTTCGGCGCCCAGCTCGCGCGCGAAAGCCATGTCGAGGTCGACGTCGTGGTGCCGGTGCCGGATTCCGGCGTGCCCGCCGCGGTCGGCTACAGCCAGCATTCCGGGGTGCCGTTCGAACTCGGCATCATCCGCAACCATTATGTCGGCCGCACCTTCATCCAGCCGACCCAGAGCGTGCGCGAACTCGGCGTGCGCATGAAGCATGCGGCCAACCGCGTCGCGATCGAGGGCAAGCGCATCATCCTGATCGACGACAGTCTGGTGCGCGGCACCACCTCGAAGAAGATCGTGCGCATGATGCGCGACGCCGGCGCCAGCGAGGTCCACTTCCGCCTCGCTTCGCCGCCGATCCTGTACCCCGACTATTACGGCATCGACCTGCCGGACCGCGGCGGCCTTTTGGCTGCGACCCACTCGCTGGAAGAGATGCGCGAAATCATCGGCGCCGATTCGCTGGCGTTCCTGTCGATCGACGGCATGTACCGCGCCATGGGCGAGCCCGGCCGCGATCCCGCCAATCCGAAATTCTCCGACCATTGCTTCACCGGCGCCTATCCGACCCACCTCACCGACCAGACCCAGACCGAGCCGCAGCCCCGGCAATTGTCGCTGCTGGCGGAAGCGAGCTAG
- a CDS encoding transporter associated domain-containing protein, with protein sequence MASSKNLFQEFGKIPKVGDKVEAGGWRFEIVDLDGRRIDKAITSRVEGA encoded by the coding sequence GTGGCTTCCTCAAAGAATTTGTTTCAGGAATTCGGGAAAATTCCGAAAGTCGGCGACAAGGTCGAAGCCGGCGGCTGGCGGTTCGAAATTGTCGATCTCGACGGGCGGCGGATCGACAAGGCGATCACGAGCCGGGTGGAGGGGGCGTAG
- a CDS encoding type II toxin-antitoxin system HicA family toxin: MKSREIISALQRDGWHEVARKGSHVQFKHPRKKGRVTVPHPERDIPVGTLKSIEKQSGLKLR; encoded by the coding sequence ATGAAAAGTCGGGAAATTATCTCGGCCCTTCAAAGGGATGGATGGCATGAGGTCGCCCGGAAGGGAAGCCACGTTCAATTCAAGCACCCTCGAAAAAAGGGCCGCGTAACCGTTCCGCACCCTGAACGAGATATCCCGGTCGGGACACTCAAAAGCATCGAAAAGCAATCGGGTCTTAAACTGAGGTAA
- a CDS encoding CvpA family protein: MPITILDLVLLGVMLISGLLAMVRGFMREILSIAAWGAAALVTLYSFGKLLPTAKTYFNNDTVASVVVVAGVFIGTLIVVSIVTVRISDMILDSRIGALDRTLGFLFGLARGLLIVVVAFLFFSWLVPDKQRPDWITGAKSRVVLQGTGDWLMSLLPDDPENTILKRFKKNKPDDEQTDADQAAPAGSDGYSKPARDSLKKLIEKPAAR, encoded by the coding sequence ATGCCGATAACGATACTCGATCTCGTCCTGCTCGGGGTGATGCTGATCTCCGGCCTGCTCGCGATGGTCCGCGGCTTCATGCGGGAGATTCTCTCGATCGCGGCATGGGGCGCCGCGGCGCTGGTGACGCTGTATTCGTTCGGCAAGCTGCTGCCGACCGCCAAGACCTATTTCAACAACGATACCGTGGCGAGCGTGGTCGTGGTCGCCGGCGTGTTCATCGGCACCCTGATCGTGGTTTCCATCGTCACGGTGCGGATTTCCGACATGATCCTGGATTCCCGGATCGGCGCGCTGGATCGCACCCTCGGCTTCCTGTTCGGGCTGGCGCGGGGCCTTTTGATCGTCGTGGTGGCCTTCCTGTTCTTCTCCTGGCTGGTCCCGGACAAGCAGCGGCCGGATTGGATCACCGGAGCGAAGTCCCGGGTGGTGCTGCAGGGAACCGGGGATTGGCTGATGTCGCTCTTGCCGGATGACCCCGAGAACACCATCTTGAAGAGATTCAAGAAGAATAAACCAGACGATGAGCAAACTGACGCCGACCAGGCAGCCCCGGCCGGCAGTGACGGCTATAGTAAACCTGCCCGCGACAGCCTGAAAAAGCTGATCGAGAAACCTGCGGCGCGTTGA
- the alr gene encoding alanine racemase — MNIVSDPKSIPGGSVLSPEANQAAALATFPGVLTVDLDAIIANWKKLEKTAVPAECAGVVKANAYGCGAGPVARALAAAGCKTFFVATLDEARTVRAAVPAVAIYVLGGFFQNTGDAYAKIDARPVIGDLNELAEWDVFCRRSGWAGGAAIHIDTGMNRLGLTVAEAQGIIPRINAGDHGITLVMSHLACAESLNHPTNARQLAAFREIASLFSGVPASLSNSSGIFLGAAFQFDMVRPGAALYGVNPTPEADNPMRPVVELKARIVQIRNVDKGETVGYGGTWTARRPTRLAIVSAGYADGYFRAGSSNDGTRGAEVMVAGKRCPIAGRISMDLIAIDVTDLEKNAARRGHMVTLIGEGITVDELAHHFGTIGYEVLTSLGSRYARIYKGGAATSEAAAEPAPATTEATPATPA, encoded by the coding sequence ATGAACATCGTGTCCGATCCGAAATCGATTCCGGGAGGCTCCGTCCTCTCGCCTGAGGCGAACCAGGCGGCAGCGCTGGCGACCTTCCCCGGCGTGCTCACGGTCGATCTCGACGCCATCATCGCCAACTGGAAGAAACTCGAGAAGACCGCGGTGCCGGCCGAATGCGCCGGCGTCGTCAAGGCCAACGCCTATGGCTGCGGCGCCGGACCGGTGGCGCGCGCGCTCGCCGCCGCCGGCTGCAAGACCTTCTTCGTGGCGACCCTCGATGAGGCCCGCACGGTCCGCGCGGCGGTGCCGGCCGTGGCGATCTATGTGCTCGGCGGCTTCTTCCAGAACACCGGCGATGCCTACGCCAAGATCGACGCCAGGCCCGTGATCGGCGATCTCAACGAGCTGGCCGAATGGGACGTGTTTTGCCGCCGCTCCGGCTGGGCCGGGGGTGCGGCGATTCACATCGATACCGGCATGAACCGGCTCGGCCTGACGGTGGCGGAAGCGCAGGGCATCATTCCCCGCATCAACGCCGGCGATCACGGCATCACGCTGGTCATGAGCCACCTCGCCTGCGCCGAGAGCCTCAATCATCCGACCAACGCCCGGCAGCTCGCGGCCTTCCGCGAAATCGCCAGCCTGTTTTCCGGCGTGCCCGCGTCGCTGTCGAATTCGTCGGGGATCTTCCTCGGCGCGGCGTTCCAGTTCGACATGGTGCGGCCGGGTGCGGCGCTCTACGGCGTCAATCCGACACCGGAGGCCGACAACCCGATGCGGCCGGTGGTCGAGCTGAAAGCCCGCATCGTGCAGATCCGCAACGTCGACAAGGGTGAGACCGTCGGTTACGGCGGCACCTGGACCGCGCGGCGGCCGACCCGGCTCGCGATCGTGTCGGCGGGCTACGCCGACGGCTATTTCCGCGCCGGCAGCAGCAATGACGGCACCCGCGGCGCCGAGGTGATGGTCGCGGGCAAGCGCTGCCCGATCGCCGGCCGCATCTCGATGGACCTGATCGCGATCGACGTCACCGACCTCGAGAAGAACGCGGCGCGGCGCGGCCACATGGTGACGCTGATCGGCGAAGGCATCACCGTCGACGAACTCGCGCACCATTTCGGCACCATCGGATACGAGGTGCTGACCAGCCTCGGCTCGCGCTATGCGCGGATCTACAAGGGCGGCGCGGCGACCAGCGAAGCGGCGGCCGAGCCGGCCCCTGCGACCACCGAGGCAACTCCGGCGACACCGGCCTGA
- a CDS encoding hemolysin family protein, translating into MLYLELGIVTVLIVVNGLLSMSELAIVSARPARLAALVERNVTGSRRALALASDPGKFLSTVQIGITLIGVLSGAFSGATLGQRLTAWLIEAGLSRGLADAIGVGLVVGIITYASLIVGELVPKQIALRDPEAIAVRVAPAMMGLAKASLPLVWLLDRSGKLLLWLLGQRGAAEEKVSEEEIRTLVVEAENAGVLEPGEKEMIAGVMRLGDLPVGAVMTPRHEVDLIDLADPDTEVATTILNSNHSRFPVFDGNRDNALGIVNSKDLLDAFLSGQTPDIRQLIREAPIIPESVDARDVVAILRDSPVHIGLVHDEYGTFQGVVTGADILEAIVGAFHTEEGPAEAAFTKRADGSYLISGWMPVLEFADLLGISLPASRPYQTFAGFLLQEFGKIPGVGDKVEAGGWRFEIVDLDGRRIDKAIASKVDGA; encoded by the coding sequence GTGCTCTACCTGGAACTCGGGATCGTCACGGTCCTGATCGTCGTCAATGGCCTGCTCTCGATGTCGGAGCTGGCCATCGTTTCCGCGCGGCCCGCGCGGCTGGCAGCCCTGGTCGAGAGGAACGTCACCGGCTCCCGCCGCGCACTCGCTTTGGCCTCCGATCCCGGCAAGTTTCTCTCCACCGTGCAGATCGGGATCACCCTGATCGGCGTGCTGTCCGGCGCCTTCTCCGGCGCGACGCTCGGGCAGCGCCTGACCGCGTGGCTGATTGAAGCCGGACTATCGCGGGGGCTCGCCGACGCAATCGGCGTCGGCCTCGTCGTCGGCATTATTACCTATGCTTCGCTGATCGTCGGCGAACTGGTGCCGAAGCAGATCGCGCTGCGCGATCCCGAGGCGATCGCGGTCCGGGTTGCGCCGGCGATGATGGGGCTGGCGAAGGCATCATTGCCGCTGGTGTGGCTGTTGGACCGGTCCGGCAAGCTGCTGCTCTGGCTGCTCGGCCAGCGGGGCGCGGCGGAAGAAAAAGTCAGCGAGGAGGAAATCCGCACCCTCGTGGTCGAGGCCGAGAATGCCGGCGTGCTGGAGCCCGGCGAAAAGGAAATGATCGCGGGCGTGATGCGGCTCGGCGACCTGCCGGTCGGCGCCGTGATGACGCCGCGGCACGAGGTGGATCTGATCGACCTTGCCGATCCCGACACCGAGGTGGCGACCACCATCCTGAACAGCAATCACTCGCGCTTTCCGGTATTCGACGGCAACCGCGATAACGCGCTCGGCATCGTCAATTCGAAGGATCTGCTCGACGCCTTCCTGTCGGGACAGACGCCGGATATCCGCCAGCTGATCCGCGAGGCGCCGATCATTCCGGAGAGCGTCGACGCGCGCGACGTGGTGGCGATCCTGCGCGATTCACCGGTGCATATCGGCCTCGTCCATGACGAATACGGCACCTTCCAGGGCGTGGTGACGGGCGCGGACATCCTGGAAGCGATCGTCGGCGCCTTTCACACCGAGGAAGGACCTGCAGAGGCCGCCTTCACCAAACGCGCCGACGGCTCCTACCTGATCTCGGGCTGGATGCCCGTGCTCGAATTCGCCGACCTGCTCGGCATCTCGTTGCCGGCGTCGCGGCCGTATCAGACCTTTGCCGGCTTCCTGCTGCAGGAATTCGGGAAAATTCCCGGCGTCGGCGATAAGGTCGAAGCCGGCGGCTGGCGGTTCGAGATCGTCGATCTGGACGGGCGAAGGATCGACAAGGCGATCGCGAGCAAGGTGGATGGGGCGTGA
- a CDS encoding SAM-dependent methyltransferase: MDRLLRYFLSQFIRRGSMSFTTASGMKFTCGDGTGEPVSARFLTADAERRILLNPELALGEIYMDGTFVVENGSIADALAILMDQPEILPRNAKLQWWLRYLVRHIRQFNPRGRSRDNVAHHYDLDGRLYSLFLDADKQYSCAYFETPDATLDDAQLAKKRHLAAKLLIRPGDRVLDIGSGWGGLGLYLAEITGASVTGVTLSTEQLHASNARAAERHLTSSAKFLLEDYRDIPGPFDRIVSVGMFEHVGVDFYETYFRRCAELLTDDGVMVLHSIGRSEGPDATNPWITKYIFPGGYIPALSEATRAIERSGLLVCDIEILRMHYAETLKAWRERFAARREEAVRLYDERFARMWEFYLACSELSFRKQNMMNFQIQLTKRQRVVPMTRDYISDEEAKLRGIERGKRPRLQIAGE, from the coding sequence ATGGACCGTTTGTTGCGTTACTTCCTGAGTCAGTTCATTCGCCGCGGCTCGATGAGCTTCACGACCGCGAGCGGGATGAAATTTACCTGCGGCGACGGCACCGGCGAGCCGGTCTCGGCCCGGTTCCTGACCGCCGACGCCGAGCGCCGGATTCTTCTCAACCCCGAGCTGGCGCTGGGCGAAATCTACATGGACGGCACATTCGTCGTCGAGAATGGCTCGATTGCGGACGCACTGGCGATCCTGATGGATCAGCCGGAAATATTGCCGCGCAATGCCAAGCTGCAATGGTGGCTGCGTTATCTGGTCAGGCACATCAGGCAATTCAATCCGCGCGGCCGGTCCAGGGATAACGTCGCGCACCATTACGATCTCGATGGCCGACTCTACTCCCTCTTCCTCGATGCCGACAAACAATACAGTTGCGCCTATTTCGAAACGCCTGACGCGACGCTCGACGATGCCCAGCTCGCCAAGAAGCGCCATCTCGCCGCCAAGTTGCTGATCCGGCCCGGCGACCGCGTGCTCGATATCGGCTCCGGCTGGGGCGGCCTTGGCCTCTATCTGGCTGAAATCACCGGCGCCAGCGTCACCGGCGTGACGCTATCGACCGAACAATTGCACGCGTCGAACGCCCGCGCAGCCGAGAGGCACCTGACGTCGTCGGCGAAGTTCTTGCTCGAGGACTATCGCGACATTCCGGGGCCATTCGACCGCATCGTGTCGGTCGGCATGTTCGAACATGTCGGCGTCGATTTCTACGAGACCTATTTTCGGCGCTGCGCCGAACTCCTCACCGACGACGGCGTGATGGTGCTGCATTCGATCGGCCGTTCGGAGGGGCCCGACGCTACCAATCCCTGGATCACGAAGTACATTTTCCCCGGCGGCTATATTCCCGCATTGTCCGAGGCGACCCGAGCGATCGAGCGTTCCGGACTGCTGGTATGCGACATCGAAATCCTGCGGATGCACTACGCGGAAACGCTGAAAGCGTGGCGCGAGCGTTTCGCGGCGCGGCGGGAAGAGGCCGTGCGGCTCTATGACGAGCGCTTTGCGCGAATGTGGGAGTTTTACCTCGCATGTTCGGAATTGTCGTTCCGCAAGCAGAACATGATGAACTTCCAGATCCAGCTCACCAAGCGCCAGCGCGTCGTGCCGATGACCCGGGACTACATCTCGGACGAAGAAGCCAAACTGCGCGGGATCGAGCGCGGCAAGCGGCCGCGCCTGCAGATCGCGGGCGAATAG
- a CDS encoding SDR family NAD(P)-dependent oxidoreductase, with translation MTLPLASRIALVTGASRGIGYATARALARAGAHVVAVARTQAGLEELDDEIRKEGGAATLVPLNLTDFDGIARLGAALHERHGRLDILVGNAGVAGPSSPLGHIDMKSWNDVMAVNVSANFQLIRCMEPLLKMSDAGRAVFVTSAAASKASAYLGPYAASKAALETLARAWAQETASSKLRVNLFDPGPIRTRMRASIFPGEDPLTLDTPEQVAEFIVPMCAPDWTSTGRLFEYKSRSLKNFREPA, from the coding sequence ATGACCCTTCCCCTCGCCTCCCGCATCGCTCTCGTCACCGGCGCATCGCGCGGCATCGGCTATGCCACCGCGCGGGCGCTGGCCAGGGCCGGCGCCCATGTGGTCGCGGTGGCGCGGACGCAAGCCGGGCTCGAAGAGCTCGACGACGAAATCCGCAAAGAGGGTGGAGCCGCCACCCTGGTGCCGCTCAACCTCACCGATTTCGACGGCATCGCCCGGCTCGGCGCGGCCCTGCATGAGCGCCATGGCAGGCTCGACATTCTTGTCGGCAATGCCGGCGTCGCCGGTCCCTCCTCGCCGCTCGGGCATATCGACATGAAGTCGTGGAACGACGTGATGGCGGTCAACGTATCCGCGAACTTTCAGCTGATCCGCTGCATGGAGCCGCTTTTGAAGATGTCCGATGCCGGCCGCGCGGTGTTCGTCACCTCGGCGGCGGCGAGCAAGGCCAGCGCCTATCTCGGCCCCTACGCGGCGTCGAAGGCGGCGCTGGAGACGCTGGCGCGGGCCTGGGCGCAGGAAACCGCCAGCTCAAAGCTCCGCGTCAACCTGTTCGATCCCGGACCGATCCGGACCCGCATGCGCGCGTCGATCTTTCCGGGCGAAGACCCGTTGACGCTGGACACGCCGGAACAGGTCGCGGAATTCATCGTGCCGATGTGCGCGCCCGACTGGACCTCGACCGGCAGGCTGTTCGAGTACAAGAGCCGCAGCCTGAAGAATTTCCGCGAGCCGGCATGA
- a CDS encoding replicative DNA helicase, giving the protein MALTDSNVLKLAPDPGTPAYRSAPHNIEAEQSLLGAILVNNDAFYRVSDFLEPRHFFEPIHQTIFETGGSLIRMGKVATPVTLKTFLPADTDIGGMTVGQYLARLAAEATTIINAQDYGRTVYELALRRDLIRIGEDMVNVAFDAPVDFAPRAQIEDAERRLYELAESGRYDGGFQRFAQALTVAVDMAAKAFQRDGKLSGIATGLRDLDTKMGGLQASDLIIVAGRPGMGKTALATNIAYNVAKAHRAEIQADGTMKSVNGGVVGFFSCEMSAEQLATRILAEQTSIASSTIRRGGITESDFEKIRDYSIELQSLPLYVDETGGLSISQLTARARRLKRQKGLDLIVVDYIQLLQGSGKRGNDNRVQEVTEITTSLKALAKELNVPIIALSQLSRQVESRDDKRPQLSDLRESGSIEQDADVVMFVYREEYYLANKEPRVGTPEYEKWQLDMSLVHGKAEVIIGKQRHGPTGTVELAFEGQFTRFSDLAQDSHMPAQSY; this is encoded by the coding sequence ATGGCACTTACTGATTCGAACGTCCTCAAGCTTGCGCCCGATCCGGGTACTCCGGCCTATCGGAGCGCACCGCACAATATCGAGGCGGAGCAGAGCCTGTTGGGCGCGATCCTGGTCAACAACGACGCGTTCTACCGGGTTTCGGACTTTCTCGAGCCGCGGCATTTCTTCGAGCCGATCCACCAGACCATTTTCGAGACCGGCGGCAGCCTGATCCGGATGGGCAAGGTCGCGACCCCCGTCACGCTGAAGACCTTCCTGCCGGCCGACACCGACATCGGCGGCATGACGGTCGGCCAATACCTCGCCCGCCTCGCCGCCGAAGCCACCACCATCATCAACGCCCAAGACTACGGGCGGACGGTCTACGAACTGGCGCTGCGCCGCGACCTGATCCGGATCGGCGAGGACATGGTCAACGTCGCCTTCGACGCGCCGGTGGATTTTGCGCCGCGCGCGCAGATCGAGGATGCCGAGCGCAGGCTCTACGAACTGGCGGAATCCGGCCGCTACGACGGCGGCTTCCAGCGCTTCGCCCAGGCCCTCACCGTCGCCGTCGACATGGCGGCCAAGGCGTTCCAGCGCGACGGCAAATTGTCGGGCATCGCAACGGGCCTGCGCGATCTCGACACCAAGATGGGCGGCCTGCAGGCCTCCGACCTGATCATCGTCGCCGGTCGTCCCGGCATGGGCAAGACCGCGCTCGCCACCAACATCGCCTACAACGTGGCCAAAGCGCATCGCGCCGAAATCCAGGCCGACGGCACCATGAAATCGGTCAATGGCGGCGTCGTCGGCTTCTTCTCCTGCGAAATGTCGGCCGAACAGCTCGCCACCCGTATTCTCGCCGAGCAGACCAGCATCGCCTCCAGCACGATCCGCCGCGGCGGTATCACCGAGAGCGACTTCGAAAAGATTCGCGACTACTCGATCGAACTGCAGTCGCTGCCGCTCTATGTCGACGAGACCGGCGGCCTGTCGATTTCGCAGCTCACCGCGCGCGCCCGCCGCCTGAAGCGGCAGAAGGGCCTCGATCTGATCGTGGTCGACTACATCCAGCTGCTGCAGGGCTCGGGCAAGCGCGGCAACGACAACCGGGTGCAGGAAGTCACCGAGATCACCACCAGCCTGAAGGCGCTGGCCAAGGAACTCAACGTTCCCATCATCGCGCTGTCGCAGCTGTCGCGTCAGGTCGAAAGCCGCGACGACAAGCGCCCGCAATTGTCGGACCTGCGTGAATCCGGCTCGATCGAGCAGGACGCCGACGTCGTGATGTTCGTCTACCGCGAGGAATACTACCTCGCCAACAAGGAGCCGCGCGTCGGCACGCCGGAATACGAAAAGTGGCAGCTCGACATGTCGCTGGTGCACGGCAAGGCCGAAGTCATCATCGGCAAGCAGCGCCACGGCCCTACCGGCACGGTGGAACTGGCGTTCGAGGGCCAGTTCACCCGCTTCAGCGATCTCGCGCAGGACAGCCATATGCCGGCGCAGAGCTACTGA